A window from Pseudomonas alloputida encodes these proteins:
- a CDS encoding outer membrane beta-barrel protein, whose protein sequence is MKTAMFTAVVTPLLLFTVPTVGYAETSTAPLFTLGLQGSYTQLEINGRNNETEDMPEGGLFINYGNKMTARQGLVYQAEASGMYSKQHDQKLKDGQADLDLGWRLALAERHSVDLLLGAGYKWNRLEPNTSRHDVDLTNRTPFAKLAAGYNYRFNNATLRFEAGIRQVINGDSQLKIHGVSNEELDLKDTTNPFAELSVLFNQHGTVPVYASLYFSRYNYELDGQFLMTDSDEQTRDEYGLKIGVSF, encoded by the coding sequence ATGAAAACAGCCATGTTTACTGCTGTGGTCACCCCGTTGCTGCTGTTTACTGTGCCAACCGTTGGCTATGCCGAAACTTCCACCGCCCCGTTGTTCACCCTTGGCCTACAAGGGAGCTACACCCAACTGGAAATCAACGGCCGTAACAATGAAACCGAAGATATGCCCGAAGGTGGCTTATTCATTAACTACGGCAACAAGATGACGGCCAGGCAAGGCCTTGTTTACCAGGCCGAAGCCAGCGGCATGTACTCGAAACAGCATGACCAGAAGCTCAAGGACGGCCAGGCCGACCTGGACCTGGGCTGGCGCTTGGCACTGGCCGAACGGCATTCAGTCGACCTGCTGCTGGGCGCCGGTTACAAATGGAACCGGTTGGAACCCAATACCAGCCGCCATGATGTCGACCTTACCAACCGCACGCCGTTCGCCAAACTGGCGGCGGGGTACAATTACCGCTTCAATAATGCCACCTTGCGTTTCGAAGCGGGCATACGCCAGGTTATCAATGGCGATTCGCAATTGAAAATACATGGCGTCAGCAACGAAGAGCTTGATTTGAAAGATACCACCAACCCCTTTGCCGAACTTAGCGTGCTGTTCAACCAACACGGTACTGTGCCGGTATACGCTTCGCTTTACTTCAGCCGCTACAACTATGAACTGGACGGGCAGTTCCTGATGACCGACTCGGACGAACAAACCCGTGACGAGTACGGCCTGAAAATAGGCGTCAGCTTTTAG
- a CDS encoding SDR family oxidoreductase → MSMTFSGQVALVTGAGAGIGRATALAFAHEGMKVVVADLDPVGGEATVAQIHAAGGEALFIACDVTRDAEVRQLHERLMAAYGRLDYAFNNAGIEIEQHRLAEGSEAEFDAIMGVNVKGVWLCMKYQLPLLLAQGGGAIVNTASVAGLGAAPKMSIYSASKHAVIGLTKSAAIEYAKKGIRVNAVCPAVIDTDMFRRAYQADPRKAEFAAAMHPVGRIGKVEEIASAVLYLCSDGAAFTTGHCLTVDGGATAI, encoded by the coding sequence ATGAGCATGACCTTTTCTGGCCAGGTAGCCCTGGTGACCGGCGCGGGTGCCGGCATCGGCCGGGCAACCGCCCTGGCGTTCGCCCACGAGGGCATGAAAGTGGTGGTGGCGGACCTCGACCCGGTCGGCGGCGAGGCCACCGTGGCGCAGATCCACGCGGCAGGCGGCGAAGCGCTGTTCATTGCCTGCGACGTGACCCGCGACGCCGAGGTGCGCCAGTTGCATGAGCGCCTGATGGCCGCCTACGGCCGGCTGGACTACGCCTTCAACAACGCCGGGATCGAGATCGAGCAACACCGCCTGGCCGAAGGCAGCGAAGCGGAGTTCGATGCCATCATGGGCGTGAACGTGAAGGGCGTGTGGTTGTGCATGAAGTATCAGTTGCCCTTGTTGCTGGCCCAAGGCGGTGGGGCCATCGTCAATACCGCGTCGGTGGCGGGGCTAGGGGCGGCGCCAAAGATGAGCATCTACAGCGCCAGCAAGCATGCGGTCATCGGTCTGACCAAGTCGGCGGCCATCGAGTACGCCAAGAAGGGCATCCGCGTGAACGCCGTGTGCCCGGCCGTGATCGACACCGACATGTTCCGCCGCGCTTACCAGGCCGACCCGCGCAAGGCCGAGTTCGCCGCAGCCATGCACCCGGTAGGGCGCATTGGCAAGGTCGAGGAAATCGCCAGCGCCGTGCTGTATCTGTGCAGTGACGGCGCGGCGTTTACCACCGGGCATTGCCTGACGGTGGATGGTGGGGCTACGGCGATCTGA
- a CDS encoding NADP-dependent oxidoreductase — translation MTQTNRRFLLAKRPVGAVRRDDFSFETVPAEQPGEGQVLVRNLYLSLDPAMRGWMNEGKSYIPPVALGQVMRALGVGEVVASNHPGYQPGDHVSGALGVQDYFTGEPQGLHKIDPKLAPLPRYLSALGMTGMTAYFALLEVGQPKAGDTVVISGAAGAVGSIVGQIAKIKGCRVVGIAGGAEKCQYLKDELGFDGVIDYKAEDVLAGLKRECPKGVDVYFDNVGGDILDAVLTRINFKARIVICGAISQYNNKEAVKGPANYLSLLVNRARMEGFVVMDYTKDYGKAAQEIAGWLANGQVKSKEDVVEGLETFPETLLKLFSGENFGKLVLKV, via the coding sequence ATGACCCAGACCAACCGCCGCTTCCTGCTTGCCAAACGCCCGGTCGGCGCCGTGCGCCGTGACGACTTCAGCTTCGAGACCGTACCCGCCGAACAACCCGGCGAAGGCCAGGTACTGGTGCGCAACCTGTACCTGTCGCTGGACCCGGCCATGCGCGGCTGGATGAACGAAGGCAAGTCCTACATCCCGCCCGTGGCCCTGGGCCAGGTAATGCGTGCGCTGGGTGTAGGTGAAGTGGTTGCCTCCAATCACCCCGGCTACCAGCCCGGCGACCATGTGAGCGGCGCCCTCGGTGTGCAGGACTACTTCACCGGCGAGCCCCAGGGCCTGCACAAGATCGACCCCAAGCTGGCCCCCCTGCCCCGTTACCTGTCAGCCTTGGGCATGACCGGCATGACCGCCTACTTCGCCCTGCTGGAGGTTGGCCAACCCAAAGCTGGCGACACCGTGGTCATTTCCGGCGCGGCCGGTGCGGTGGGCAGCATTGTCGGGCAGATTGCCAAGATCAAAGGCTGCCGCGTGGTCGGCATTGCCGGCGGTGCCGAGAAGTGCCAGTACCTGAAGGACGAGCTGGGCTTTGACGGCGTGATCGACTACAAGGCCGAAGACGTGCTGGCCGGCCTGAAGCGCGAATGCCCCAAAGGCGTGGACGTGTACTTCGACAACGTGGGCGGCGATATCCTCGATGCCGTGCTGACGCGCATCAACTTCAAGGCACGCATTGTGATTTGCGGCGCGATCAGCCAGTACAACAACAAAGAAGCGGTGAAAGGCCCGGCCAACTACCTGTCGCTGCTGGTGAACCGCGCGCGCATGGAAGGTTTTGTGGTGATGGATTACACCAAGGACTACGGCAAGGCCGCGCAGGAAATTGCCGGCTGGTTGGCCAATGGTCAGGTGAAGAGCAAAGAGGATGTGGTGGAAGGGCTGGAAACCTTCCCGGAGACCTTGTTGAAGCTGTTCAGCGGGGAGAATTTTGGCAAGTTGGTGTTGAAGGTTTAA